Proteins co-encoded in one Theileria equi strain WA chromosome 3, complete sequence genomic window:
- a CDS encoding protein kinase domain-containing protein (encoded by transcript BEWA_001410A) yields MNAFASILAKKLASGGICVTENAIYWKPAKVVLSESKDEGTHRNSQVYTNLELCKPPNGLFIQRITIGRAINQYFIQRKIAQTNNATIWLCYDILDKKCLCMKMYHITACKRERAVRFYRDDTQVITFFDKLIDEILLHSYLQECKGVAKIKEVIFNDDDDLIYFIMSYYPSQLMHYDPLLQSYSGPCFDDSTQEPCRRLYKESFAKKIVKQLAETLEFFHSNGIIHKDIKPENILMKYKDPSMFETIPIDDEDSDSLSVYSDEVFEFKLSTQEILDLQSSLEEDVSDSMDIVNFKDYLPDSEFPYHPNITSDFYWCVWEDARLVVDFSSTISDFVANSTSFGIGRNSILYAEEILKECSLSHFPLYDYLVKNSDKIQYKVNSSFLKCTQISGSKFSNDTEEQSDQEQLCVITDFGVACLAEVEDEQLVIFDSEGSLAFTSPESLKYIEGSIPGRERDVFSLGVTLYCMIYGKLPYYGNGGIQMLMSMLETPLSFHTFRQISQELKSLISGMLQINHKNRLSLREVLEHPWINS; encoded by the coding sequence ATGAACGCGTTTGCGAGTATATTGGCCAAGAAACTTGCTTCCGGCGGCATATGTGTGACTGAAAATGCTATATACTGGAAGCCTGCAAAAGTCGTACTCTCAGAGTCCAAGGATGAAGGTACACATCGCAATTCTCAGGTCTACACAAATTTGGAGCTCTGTAAACCACCAAATGGACTATTCATCCAAAGGATAACGATAGGAAGAGCGATAAACCAGTACTTTATTCAAAGAAAGATAGCACAAACAAACAATGCCACTATTTGGCTGTGCTACGATATACTAGacaaaaaatgtttgtgtATGAAAATGTACCATATAACAGCTTGCAAGCGAGAAAGAGCTGTAAGATTTTACAGGGACGATACTCAAGTCATCACATTTTTTGATAAACTCATTGATGAAATTTTGCTCCATTCCTACCTACAGGAATGCAAAGGTGTAGCAAAGATCAAAGAAGTCATTTTTAATGATGACGATGATCTTATATACTTTATAATGTCGTACTACCCCTCACAACTCATGCATTACGATCCACTCTTACAAAGTTACTCTGGTCCATGCTTTGATGATTCAACTCAGGAGCCATGCAGACGTCTTTATAAGGAAAGTTTCGCGAAAAAAATAGTAAAACAACTAGCAGAAACTTTGGAATTTTTTCATTCAAATGGGATTATACACAAAGATATTAAAcctgaaaatattttaatgaaaTACAAAGATCCTAGCATGTTTGAAACTATACCCATCGATGATGAGGATAGTGACAGTTTAAGTGTATATAGTGATGAAGTCTTCGAGTTTAAACTGTCAACTCAAGAGATTTTGGATTTGCAAAGCAGCCTTGAAGAAGACGTTTCTGATAGTATGGATATCGTGAACTTTAAAGACTACTTACCAGATTCGGAGTTTCCCTATCATCCTAACATTACATCAGATTTTTACTGGTGCGTATGGGAAGATGCCAGATTAGTTGTAGATTTTTCAAGTACAATCTCTGACTTTGTTGCTAATTCAACTTCGTTTGGGATAGGGCGTAACTCTATCTTATATGCAGAGgaaatattaaaagaaTGTTCACTTTCTCACTTCCCTCTCTATGATTATTTAGTAAAAAATAGTGACAAGATACAGTATAAAGTAAATTCCagttttttaaaatgtacaCAAATTTCAGgatcaaaattttcaaatgaTACAGAAGAACAAAGTGACCAAGAACAACTCTGTGTAATTACAGACTTTGGGGTTGCATGTCTTGCTGAAGTGGAGGACGAACAACTCGTTATCTTTGATTCCGAGGGAAGCTTGGCGTTCACCAGTCCTGAGAGTCTGAAATATATTGAAGGATCAATACCAGGAAGAGAAAGAGACGTTTTCTCATTAGGAGTCACTCTATACTGTATGATATATGGCAAACTCCCATATTATGGCAATGGCGGAATTCAAATGCTTATGAGCATGCTTGAAACACCCCTTTCATTTCATACATTTAGACAAATATCGCAAGAATTAAAATCGCTAATATCTGGAATGTTACAAATTAATCACAAAAATAGACTCTCACTAAGAGAAGTTCTAGAACATCCATGGATAAATAGTTGA
- a CDS encoding hypothetical protein (encoded by transcript BEWA_001420A) produces the protein MAVFKNVHHLRHFCKNTTDSFTDKRLQDFFFRRTYRAWFNDSTQYVYYFLSYVTTGVTVAVVAHELMGNPSIAIRGRNTSQLLPDRLSLHAHAIPFYNHTLRNYSQKFTASLVDNEHDYGQEDPYKYRPKREKHYGRFPFIFSAPRYFIDCPEYENTLHKNVEKRYVELGYYGSSE, from the exons ATGGCGGTTTTTAAAAACGTGCATCATCTCCGTCACTTCTGCAAGAACACAACAGATTCCTTTACTGACAAAAGGCTACAAGATTTTTTCTTCAGAAGAACATATAGGGCATGGTTTAATGATTCTACTCAATATGTATACTATTTCCTGAGCTATGTGACTACTGGAGTAACTGTAGCAGTTGTCGCACATGAGCTTATGGGAAATCCAAGTATTGC AATCCGTGGAAGGAATACATCACAACTTCTGCCAGATAGGTTATCGTTGCACGCTCATGCTATCCCATTCTATAACCATACTCTGAG GAACTATTCCCAGAAGTTTACAGCTTCTTTGGTTGATAACGAGCATGATTACGGTCAAGAAGATCCATACAAGTATCGTCCAAAGCGCGAGAAACATTATGGAAGATTTCCATTCATTTTCAGTGCACCAAGGTATTTTATTGACTGTCCTGAGTATGAAAATACTCTCCACAAGAATGTTGAGAAGCGCTATGTG GAACTGGGTTACTATGGATCCTCTGAGTAA
- a CDS encoding histone-like transcription factor CBF/NF-Y and archaeal histone domain-containing protein (encoded by transcript BEWA_001430A), protein MSESSISEPRDDIYDYKSTYMNDEVDQNRNAQLPVARVKKIMKEGEHSGMISADAPVILAKACEMLIKELTLQSWTCTLLTRRCTLQKQDITSAIFKSNIYNFLYDVLTPEELRPKMESQLLATQRTQGIHINPRVNCQRNGRLSIPPGIQLIHERLQKRSIKQIHPYRLPQLGPVAPIQGYMPTQYEGLPIAQNPTYIPTMNPNRPIPMQPPMMIHRSQPIRNPGQVIKTHVTPYQTHYVNTPRFNGYHDERFDNQYFIPNNFN, encoded by the exons ATGTCTGAAAGCAGCATAAGCGAACCAAGGGACGACATTTATGACTATAAGTCGACCTATATGA ACGATGAGGTTGACCAAAATAGAAACGCCCAGCTACCCGTAGCAAGGGTCAAAAAAATCATGAAGGAAGGTGAGCACAGCGGA ATGATATCCGCTGATGCCCCTGTGATACTTGCCAAGGCATGCGAAATGCTTATTAAGGAACTGACCTTACAGTCATGGACATGTACCCTTCTCACAAGGAGATGCACACTCCAG AAACAAGATATAACATCGGCTATATTTAAAAGTAACATATATAACTTCCTCTATGATGTCCTAACTCCAGAGGAACTTCGACCAAAGATGGAATCGCAACTTTTG GCAACACAACGAACTCAAGGGATCCACATAAACCCTAGGGTAAATTGCCAAAGGAACGGTCGTTTATCTATTCCTCCTGGCATTCAACTAATTCACGAAAGATTACAAAAACGGAGTATAAAGCAGATTCACCCGTATAGACTCCCACAACTCGGACCCGTCGCACCCATTCAGGGATACATGCCTACACAATACGAGGGCCTACCAATTGCTCAAAATCCAACCTACATACCCACCATGAACCCAAACCGACCCATTCCAATGCAACCACCAATGATGATACACAGGAGTCAACCCATTAGGAATCCCGGACAAGTTATTAAAACACACGTCACTCCATACCAAACGCACTATGTCAACACACCGCGGTTCAACGGGTATCACGATGAAAGGTTTGATAACCAATACTTTATACCAAACAATTTCAACTAA